In Aphelocoma coerulescens isolate FSJ_1873_10779 chromosome 25, UR_Acoe_1.0, whole genome shotgun sequence, a genomic segment contains:
- the LOC138098746 gene encoding translocon-associated protein subunit beta, which produces MKLPLLAVFALVSVAHCEDGARLLASKSLLNRYAVEGKDLTLQYNIYNVGSSAALDVELSDDSFPPEDFGIVSGMLNVKWDRIAPASNVSHTVVLRPLKAGYFNFTSATITYLAQEGAQVVVGFTSAPGQGGILAQRDFDRRFSPHFLDWAAFGVMTLPSIGIPLLLWYSSKRKYDTPKTKKN; this is translated from the exons ATGAAGCTCCCGCTTCTTGCTGTGTTTGCCCTGGTGTCTGTGGCTCACTGCGAGGATGGCGCCAGGCTCCTGGCCTCCAAATCCCTGTTAAACAGGTACGCAGTGGAGGGCAAGGACTTGACTTTGCAGTACAACATCTACAACGTTGGCTCCAG TGCTGCCCTAGATGTGGAGCTGTCGGATGATTCCTTCCCCCCAGAAGATTTTGGCATCGTCTCTGGCATGCTCAACGTCAAGTGGGACAGGATTGCTCC AGCCAGCAACGTGTCCCACACCGTGGTTCTACGGCCTCTCAAAGCTGGGTACTTCAACTTCACCTCTGCCACCATCACGTACCTGGCCCAGGAGGGTGCACAGGTCGTG GTTGGCTTCACTAGTGCTCCCGGGCAGGGAGGAATCCTGGCTCAGCGCGACTTTGACAGGAGGTTCTCCCCTCACTTT CTGGACTGGGCGGCTTTTGGCGTGATGACCCTGCCCTCCATCGGGATCCCCCTGCTGCTCTGGTACTCGAGCAAGAGGAAGTACGACACCCCCAAGACCAAAAAGAACTGA
- the CCT3 gene encoding T-complex protein 1 subunit gamma yields the protein MMGPRPVLVLSQNTKRESGRKVQTGNITAAKTIADIIRTCLGPRAMMKMLLDPMGGIVMTNDGNAILREIQVQHPAAKSMIEISRTQDEEVGDGTTSVIILAGEMLSVAEHFLEQQMHPTVIIWAYRKALDDMISILKKIGTPVDVNNKEMMLKIIKSAINTKAINRWSDLACSIALDAVKTVEFEENGRKEIDIKKYAKVEKIPGGFSEDSCVLRGIMVNKDVTHPRMRRLIKNPRIVLLDCSLEYKKGESQTDIEITREEDFARILQMEEEYIQQMCEDLIRVKPDLVITEKGVSDLAQHYLMRANITAIRRVRKTDNNRIARACGARIVSRTDELREEDVGTGARLFEVKKIGDEYFAFITDCKDPKACTIILRGASKEILAEVERNLQDAMQVCRNVLMDPQLVPGGGATEMAVSHALTERSKGMTGVEQWPYRAVAQALEVIPRTLIQNCGASTIRVLTSLRAKHTQEGSQTWGVNGETGALVDMKELGIWEPLAVKLQTYKTAVETAVLLLRIDDIVSGHKKKGDNQSKQAAAPEAAQE from the exons ATGATGGGCCCGCGCCCCGTCCTGGTTCTCA GTCAGAATACAAAACGTGAATCTGGAAGAAAAGTCCAGACAGGAAACATCACTGCTGCAAAG ACTATTGCTGACATTATTCGAACATGTTTAGGACCAAGAGCAATGATGAAG ATGCTTTTGGACCCCATGGGTGGGATCGTGATGACCAACGATGGCAATGCTATTCTTAGAGAA ATTCAAGTCCAGCATCCAGCTGCAAAATCAATGATAGAGATCAGCCGCACTCAGGATGAAGAAGTTGGAGATGGGACCACATCTGTCATTATCCTTG ctggagAGATGCTCTCTGTTGCTGAACATTTTCTTGAACAGCAGATGCACCCAACTGTGATCATCTGGGCTTATCGTAAGGCTCTTGATGACATGAtcagtattttaaagaaaattgg CACTCCAGTGGACGTGAACAACAAAGAGATGATGCTTAAAATAATAAAGAGTGCGATAAACACCAAGGCAATAAACCGCTGGTCTGACTTGGCCTGTAGCATTGCTCTTGATGCTGTTAAGACTGTGGAGTTTGAAGAAAATGGCAGAAAGGAAattgatattaaaaaatatgcaaaagtAGAAAAG ATTCCAGGTGGTTTTAGTGAAGACTCGTGTGTTTTGCGTGGAATCATGGTGAATAAAGACGTAACCCATCCCAGAATGCGTCGCCTTATTAAGAATCCACGCATTGTCCTTCTGGATTGTTCACTGGAGTACAAGAAAGGAGAGAGCCAG ACTGATATTGAAATTACGCGGGAGGAAGACTTTGCCCGCATCCTGCAGATGGAGGAAGAGTACATTCAGCAGATGTGCGAGGATCTGATAAGAGTCAAGCCAGATCTGGTCATCACGGAAAAAGGAGTTTCTG ACCTGGCCCAGCACTACCTGATGAGAGCCAACATCACCGCCATCCGCAGGGTGCGAAAGACTGACAACAACCGGATTGCCAG GGCCTGTGGAGCTCGCATTGTCAGTCGCACAGATGAGCTCCGGGAGGAGGATGTGGGAACTGGTGCTAGGCTCtttgaagtgaaaaaaataggAGATGAGTATTTTGCCTTCATCACTGATTGCAAAGATCCTAAGGCTTGCACCATCATCCTCCGGGGAGCCAGCAAGGAAATCCTAGCG GAGGTGGAGCGCAACCTGCAGGATGCCATGCAGGTGTGCCGCAATGTCCTCATGGACCCACAGCTGGTGCCAGGTGGAGGAGCCACTGAAATGGCCGTTTCCCATGCACTGACCGAGAGGTCCAAGGGCATGACCGGCGTGGAGCAGTGGCCCTACCGTGCAGTGGCCCAGGCTCTGGAAGTCATTCCCCGGACGCTGATCCAGAACTGTGGCGCTAGTACTATCCGTGTTCTGACCTCACTCAGG gccaAGCACACTCAGGAAGGCAGCCAGACATGGGGGGTGAATGGGGAGACTGGAGCCCTGGTTGACATGAAGGAGCTGGGGATCTGGGAGCCCTTGGCTGTCAAACTTCAGACCTATAAAACAGCCGTGGAG ACTGCAGTTCTCCTGCTCCGTATCGATGACATCGTTTCGGGGCACAAAAAGAAGGGTGACAACCAAAGCAAGCAGGCTGCAGCACCGGAGGCAGCCCAGGAGTGA